CGTGCCAGTTTATCTGCATCCCCGATATCCAATCGATGCGGAGCTACACCCAGACGGGAAATTTGGACCCAGAAAGCAGATTCTTGGAGCGGCTGTTCAGTTTCACTTGGACCTTAGCTTCCACATCTACGCATTGTGCTCGAGCGGCATCTTTGATCAGTTCCCCCGAGTGCAAGTGGTGATTGGGCACATGGGAGAAGGGTATGTGCTTACTTACTCTGGAGACATCTCTGCTTACACTTATTGCCAGTATTCCTTTCAACCTCTGGCGAGCTGACCATTGGTATAATAAgcccgtcaagaaggccacgAGGCCATCGAAGCATGATTACAGCTACTATCTGAAACACAacgtctccatcaccacctcggGTAACTTTTCCACCGACGTGATGAAGTTCTGTGTTGAGCAGCTAGGAGTTAACAGATGCATGTTTTCAATCGGTACGTCCATAGCCTCGGTTAAGAATGACTTTCTAACAATAGTGGCAGATTACCCATATGACACAAtcgaagaagcccaagactgGTGGAAGGGTGCAGAACTCCCCGAGGACCAAAAGCAGGCTGTGGGCAGGTCCAATGCAATCAAGCTGTTTAAGCTCCCACTTGAACCATAGTACCCAGAGCAATAAATAGATGTAACCTCGATTTTCCGTTCGCGAATCTCATATCTGCTCCTGATCTGTTACTACTTCCCCCATTTCTCCTTGTGAAATAGCGAGCTGGTCTCAACCTGAGGTTAGGAACAGGCTGTGAGGCTGCCACCGGACGCCATCCTCATTTGGTATTTGCCACACTGTTGGCTCTTGATTGAGTTTGGCTATGCGAGACAAATCTTTTGATTGGGGCAAAGCTGAGGTCGGCTATTTGCCCAGCCGTTCTAGACCAGTACAAGCATCTTGGCGAAGCAGGCTGAGGAACATGTCACGAATGAGAGAAAAGATGGCTTCAACTATTGATTCTTAATCACACCTAGAATGCGGCAAAATGGCTAATCTGAGAATGATGAGATATTGTGGGTAATCTCGCCCTTCAATTTAAGGGGTGAGTATTTCTCCTCGACAGGCACGTCGAATTTACATTGGCACCCACAGCCTCGGCCGCACGACACAGTAaagcgacgatgatgaccaATTTGAGCAACCAACATGGCTCGTCCAGCGACGACG
This Fusarium keratoplasticum isolate Fu6.1 chromosome 6, whole genome shotgun sequence DNA region includes the following protein-coding sequences:
- a CDS encoding Amidohydro-rel domain-containing protein; its protein translation is MAKGTVAIEEAVVNPEDLEWLSQTANIYAPNQTGQTQHHALTRKLADIHDERLKAMDANGVDYMLLSLTSPGCQGELDPVKAANLAVRSNDWLAKQVAENPKRFGALAALSMHDAAEAAAELKRAVKELGMFGALINDFQSAGPDSSVKKYYDTPEYLPFWKVVEELDVPVYLHPRYPIDAELHPDGKFGPRKQILGAAVQFHLDLSFHIYALCSSGIFDQFPRVQVVIGHMGEGIPFNLWRADHWYNKPVKKATRPSKHDYSYYLKHNVSITTSGNFSTDVMKFCVEQLGVNRCMFSIDYPYDTIEEAQDWWKGAELPEDQKQAVGRSNAIKLFKLPLEP